A stretch of DNA from Silene latifolia isolate original U9 population unplaced genomic scaffold, ASM4854445v1 scaffold_441, whole genome shotgun sequence:
AGATAGTAGCTCATCCATTGGAGTTGTCTATGTAGATTAGATTAGTTTGAGCCAGTAGCTCCATGAAGCTACTAGCTCAAATGGGCCCACAAGAAGAAGACAATCAATTGGAAAATAATGGTCAAGTTACTTAGCTTTTGATTTGAATGAAAAAAATGGGAAGCAAGACATGTAGGTTCAATCAAGCTAATAGTATTTCGGCTTTATTAACGGAGAAGTTTGTAGCTTGAATTTGTTTAGCTTAAAACATAAAAGCTAAGGTGGCAAAAGTTGCAAAACTAAGCTAGTAGCAATAAAATTGTTGTAGCTTAAAAGCTGAGGCCTGAGGTGGAAAACTAAGCTAGTAACAATTAGCTTGACCATCAAAATCCCATTTTTTGAGCCATTTCCTCCCAATAACTCTAAACCTCCCTCCTACTACTCAATAATCTGCCTTCTTTACCACCCACCCTTCTTAACTTGTCATTGTCATCTCTTTTTATTGAGGGAAAATTGCTCTCCACTCTGCCTTCTTAATCAACATGTGATTTTCACTCATTATGTTTGCCCAACTTCCTTGGGTTTTGTAAATCTAAGATCTTTAAAAGTAAAAGATGCATTAGATGTGATTACGCACAAAAGCGAATACTAGTAGACTGACTCATGGGTCAGCACGCCACGATGGACTCGACTGCTTTAGTATAGATTAATACTAGATTCACTACTTAACATTCGTTTATATGGCGGCTGCCTATTCAGGATAGGCATATAACTGCCAATAAACTGAAGATTATGGGCATGGAGGTTGATGAGACATGTGTTTGTGCAATTGAGATAAAACCCCATATGCATCTATTCTTTAACTATGTACAGTAGAAGATGTTATGATACTCTGGTAGAGTGGGTGGACTGCTATGTTCTTTAGATTCACAGAAATCAATGCAAATTGGAGTAAATCATTTAGGCTTTGTTTGGATAGAAGGATTTGGAAGGAAATGGAGGGGAGAGATTTGGAAGGAGGCAATATccattgtttggatagcaaaataagggtggagggatttggaggggagggaTAATGGATCCCCTCATTTCCTTTTTCCAAGCCAAAATGTTTCCTCTCcaacataggcaagatttggagggaaaactccACCTCTCCATTCTCcatccccttcccttctctccctttccctccccttcaTCCTCCTCCCTTCCTTTTCcttccacttttgctatccaaacacacccttagcaACCTTCGCATGTCGTACAGAGAATAAAGAGAAGTAGCGATGCAGGTTAAAAGTGAGATAACTTGGCCTCTTTTGGTAGTAAACCAAGTATTGAGACAGTTGATGCAAGGATGGACTTAATTAGTTGATGTGTGTTTAAAATGGTTGTACCAAATATATAATAAAGTCAGAAGGAACATGCTCATTTTTGCGAGCACATGATGCCTTGTAAGACTCGTTCTAGGTGATACAAGGGTACCGAGCTTCTGACATGCCCTCAGCATGGAAACAATAAGGATAAAAATCTtgaaaacaaaagacaaaaaaaaaggtTCGTACCTAATATCAATATCGTTGTGTGAATTTAGTTTGCTGAGGATGTCAGATGTATAGGTctccttcaacaataaatttctTGCAGGAACGAAGTATTGAGCCACTTGCTGTATATCAAACAGAGTCATGGTATCATCCTTAAGCAGTAATAAGTCATGCTTCACTCTTGCACTCTTTTTATTCGACAATTTAGGCTTAAGTTGGCTGTTGTTTCCTTCACTAATCTTATCCATCTCATCATTATCATCTTCATCCCTATTATCTTGATAATAAGCATCCACCCTTGCTAAATACTTAGCCATGAACATTCGGACCCTGTTTCTTGCACTATTTTCACTGTGTTTTTCTCGCACCTCATACCTTATCCTGAGAATATCATGACTATGGCGACCAACCATTCCAAGAAAGTACAAGGATTTTCGATATTCTAAGATTTCAGAAGACAGTCTATAGTACACTGCATTTGCCTCCCATGATAGCAACACAAAATCTTTAAGTATCCAAAGAAAGGATAAAATTAACAGAACAGTACAAGTCCAAGTACCATAGTCCCTCACAATTTTGGCCTTATTAGAATCTGTTTTCGTCAGGTGAGACGCAAAATACAAGACCCAAACAAGTAGAAGCAATAATGAGCTCAGCATGAAATTAAAACTCCTTTTGATTCCATTAACATAGTACACTAAGCAATGTACACTCAGCAGTCTCTCTAGAAGTAAAAGCCTGTGTGATCTTTCTTTTTGGTTGGCCAAATGATTAAGATACCGAGAAACAAGTTTGTGTATTGACCACACAATCAAATGGGTTGATAGAGCAATTATGTTCCAACCAATGACTATGAATATGGTTACATCTATCCAGTTTTGAGCAGGCAATCCAAGAATTTTCTGCGGAGTAAGATAGTTCTTCATCACAATCCTTAAGTACCATAAAGAGAGACAGTCAACTATGTCGGAAATGGCCTGTATGACTTTAAGCCTGCTTTCATTGTGCTCTAGTGTCATCCGTGGCATATACTTTTGGATGAACCACAATAAGATGAATCTGACCCCAAGCACAGCAACAACCTTTCCACAGATTATACTGCCACTGGCTAATAAAGAATTCCCGGGGATCATGGTGTGCAATAGGAATATAGCCAACGTGAGAGCAACACCGCATATAACTATGAACCATTCCACCACCGACCTGACTTGGGAAACTTGATCATAATCCTCACCCTGCTTGATGAATTGTGAGAATCGTAAAACCAATAATGAACCTAGGAGAAATGGAATTGTGGAAATTGAGATGACCGCAAACAAAACGACATACAggcaaattttcaaaattttcatgagAAGATACAAAATTACTTTTACAAATGACATTTTGTTAGGCACGGGATTTGAAACAGGCAAGCTAATTTGCTAAAAATGATTTGACAAGGGAATCTAGGATGTGAATTGATGTCAGACACCTAACTTGGATTTCCTAGCAAATAGGGATGGGTTACAAGTCCATTCCTATAAATCTGTTATTGAAGACATACACAGAacgaaaaactaataaaagggaTAAGcagaaaaagataaaaagatacaGGATGCAACTATGAAAAATGGAAATGAAGGTTAGGCTCAGTCCACCAAGATGTTATCCTTTTAGGTATGGAATACGATGGATCTTGCCAGGTCTTACTAAGCTTAATCAACTAAAGCATATAGTGCAGAAAAACATATGGTATACACGTCAAACAACCATCATATGCGGTTCAGGTAAGGAAATATAGTGATCTAGTCTAATGAACTATTGAGAATTTGATAGGGAGAGGCAATGCAAATGTGCTTCTTCCTTACTTTCGTGAAAAGAGGGAGATGACTCTCAACCTACCAATAACATTACTCCCCATGTCACAATGTCTCCTGCATGTGGCATGCAAGAGCGATCATATATACGCAACCTTATCCTATGATGAAAGTATAGATAGCTTAGTTTTACAATGCACAAGAAACACATGCGCACTAAGGACATGCAGCGATAAAACGTAAGATGTGAAACAAGGCGAAAAGAACTGGGAAAAAATAGCAAGGCAACTGCATAGTAGTGTGTCTCACTAGCTGCGCACCACTTCGCGTTGGCTGGGGTCTCATTGGTGACGTAAGCTTAAGCTCGTCCAAGGCACGCTTATTTAAACCAACAAATAGGGATAAAACCATAGGAAAGAGGTCAGAGATTATTCAGGAAGTTCTCAGAATACTCATGACAAGGTTTTTTAACAATCATCTATGCGTTCACATAATCGTACTTGTCCAGGATAAAAACCGGAGAAGTGTAATAAAACTTTTTTCGCTGATTAATTACAAACCTCAGTGAGCGTGAACGTAACAATTGCAGGCAGATACTGACAGATGATATGGTCAAATGATGGATTCCACATAAATTAATCTACTCCATCCTAATCTTCTACCAGTCGATATTAGGCTCTAAAAAACTTCAACAAAAGAATACGACTGCGATAATATTGTCATTCGCTTCAACTTGCTAGTTGCGCCCCCACCTAATAAAATCCTTTTCAGACAGTGGCATTTAAAGTCATAACCTCTAAATTACATACAAAACTGATAGATAAAGTCTATGTCAGTGATTGATAGCAGCAACATGAGACATAACTGCACTTGATTCTCGTACTTGGTAATATAATGAATAAAATTTTGCAACCAAACAAAACTAGATTCGTCAATACTAAGAATTGGCAAGACATTGAACCAAGTAACCAACCAAATGAACTTACAGCGAATTCCTTGAGACCGATACGTCGATTCGACTGTGACTTTTAGAAGTTCCCTGTACATAACATCATTTTCAAACATCAGTGCATACTTATGATGATTGCAACAAGCAACAtaaattactccctccattcatttCATTTCCACGCATTTCTTTGAAATTCTCCTCGTATATTTTGAACAAACgtatgaaaatgaaatgaataaaGAGTGTATTAAAAAGCTGCGCATTACCTACTAATCGCAATCAAATCATCTACAAATGTATTAAAATTTCTTCAAGAGAGTGGATCGATTCTCCGCCCGCCGTTTCGTCTTCCAATGATATAAGTAATCGAACTCATAGTCGTAGAATTTGATGAGGAACATTGGTAAATCTGATTGCGGAATTTGGTAATtagggtttttcaatttttccctCTTTTGATTGGGAAAATGAAGTTACGCGCGCTAATAAGGCCTTATTTGGATACCAAAATAGAAGAGAAAGGgaagggagggggaaggagggaagagaaagggagggaagggaaggggagggagaatggtGGTGGTcattttccttccaaatcttgcctttgttggagggaaataatttggcttggaggagggaaatggTGGGATCTAATTTTCCTCCACATCCATCTTGCTAACCAAACAAAAGATTTCTCATCCATTCAAATCCTCCCCTTCCTTTCCGTTCAAATCCCCCTATCCAAACGCACCCTAATAGTATCGGACTGGTAACGTCAAGTTGGGAACGTACCGGCGTACCGCATCTGTTCACTTGTTTTAACGAACTGAAAAAGGTAGCGGAAATCTGAAAATGTACCTCAAAATTGAAAATTAACTGAAaattgaaaaggtaactgataagttaattgaAAATTACGAGCTGATAAAgtgactgattatataaaaagtTGTTTGGCAAAGTAACTGTAAAATGTAGCTTATTTTGGTAGTGTTCCGTGTGTAATTCCAAAGCAAGTTTGTTTACCACCCGCGCTTGTAAGATGACGTCTTTGGTTAAATCTTCCTTGCCTAGATTGTTCTCCTCGGCCTCTcttgcaacaatgaacgaactgagggcttggctttgtgccaagcgtactcactccgacgctcaagtcagtaaactcgaATGGactaagttgtatgttacttggctaagtatgtgttgtagagagataaggaagatgttaccagatgaatagtgattcttaggctaaattgtggatatccttgaccttgctcaatgtgttgactcggtcagcgggtgcagaatatgccccatcaatttgcccccagcgtagtctatgtcgtggtatgggctccgatgtatgttgagcgtatattctgcgtaagaaaAGAATTTAAATCCCCGCTTCTTCTCCTCGGCTTACTTTCATGAcagccgtaccatatccccctccaaatggatgtgtaatggacatcaaatgtggaagagAAGATGGCGGTGGCCGGTGGACccgaggttgagagtgccggtgtgctttgattgcccccggccgtcTTTGCCAAGCTCGGTTGATCATGTGgcgcggagaacagatacttaggaatttctTTGAGGGAGATTAATAGCGAGAGATATGAAGGGCGTGTTGAAGaagcttggtcactgttgcattgattgacgttcaactgttgcaacgattgacattccgtggttgcatgtccgacacgtgtcgttCGCCGATTGGTCGACGTTTCACGGGTTTGTGCACGATTGGtctttcttcatgggctttttcctataaataaggtagttagtccctgaaattggccaccaatttcattttctctaaaatttcctTCTTGCTTAAActctctttgacgaaacttctctctagcctTCGAACTTCTACTCGGCGTAACcctttttccaaggtaaacaatcAAATTCTCGATCTTTTCTTTGTTAAATAATTGTTCCGCCATGTCTTTCGCCGACGCCGGGCCTAGTAATCGTGCgtcggggttccccgtcgcgtcttaaTGAAGAGGAGATACTAGAGGCTATCCCGATAAGGTCTAGGGGTCCTAGGCCTCTTTCTTCCGGAAGTTAATCCGAAGTtttggagggttgggaggatgaggaagatgatgatcttgaaggggctcatcctaatgaggggaggccgTATATCGAGGATCACGGCGATGCCTGTAAGGCTGCCCGACCGCGCTTGGACCCATAAATTTGCCACATTTACGGTCCCGACGCTTTCGCGCGTCACTTCTACTTTGGCGGGGGGTATAGTATCGTCATTCCCGGGGTCGaccaggcggtctgttgccctcccaagggctacatcggcgtgtacatcagacacctggagtatgggctccggtttcctctgaatgaatacgttatggccattattagagccatgaacgttgtcgTGGCCCAACCGCACCCGTTGGtcgttaggaccatagtcggctttgtcggCTTTGTCTCTTTAGGGGGAGGTTCCGACGGTCAATTTATTTCGtttcggcttcaccaccttcgaccGTCGTttctggtcgcgtcggatggtacggCGTGCGAGACGgagcgggttacgtctccgttgaaaAGCTTTCTTCTGCAAGGGCCGGAAGGATCGGTGGGTGTTTTTGAGGTTCGGAGGAATATCCcttgccccggtccttccaaagaccaagtcaatctgcggtgtgagactaaggcggagcatgacagatgggtcaccccaaataagcttaagatggatgccagcaaggtccttcttaaCGCCGATGAGGAGCGGGCGATGAAGCTGTTTGAGGTGGGAGATGATGGGTtgccgaagggatggattcctccgacgcagatcattctccaGATGcgccgctctgccacgtcggcctcataccggccctagcacagggtgagtggggtcggtgtgaggcccctTTCTGTTTTTTAAATGTTCATGTTTCTTGAACTTTGATTTTATTTCTTCCACTTAACTGTTGCTTTGCTTCTTTTTGCAGACCATTTTGGCCCGGACCTGTCAGAGGATATCCTTAGGAGAATGGGGCTTGCTGCAGACAAGTCAGTTGTTGATAAGCACCCTAGGGCTCGCTCGTGACCATGAACGCCGCCGAACGATCTCATGGATCGGTGAAAGGCTTAAATgcggaggcggcccaggcgacgGTTATTGGTAatatgccgcgccgaacgcggaaaacaaagaaATCGGCGGtgacggcgtcgacatcagtcCCGCCTCCCATTCCTTCGATCCAAAAAAGGACAGTGGAAGTCGTTGATGTtctggctgggaggactcgatgCGAGAGGGATCTCCTCATGTTcgtaagaggaaagagcctaCCCACGCCATCGACGCCTCTCGCTATCGCGCTACCGCCGAGGCGGCAAGGATAAAGGGCAtccgaccaagaaggccaagccctCTCGAGTACCGATCTAACTTTGTGGCTCGATTTAGCCGGCTCATTAGGCGTTCACGATGACGAGCTCTACGGTATATCTATGTATGTTGACACGAGATGCCTTGATTggatttttgtagatcaaccgccgccgtctcCTGGTCACACTTTGTCGAGCGGCATGCCGAGAAGAAAACTGCGCAGCAAGTGGCCAAGATGCCGCCGTTGTCACATCCTTCCCGAAGTCTACCCCACTCCAGGttaggtcggagggcctaagcTTGGTTAAGTTCTTTGTCGAAGTGGGCCGACGTGGCGGTAACCTCGTTGTGGAGCGAGGCTCGAGGCCATGGGCGAGGTTGCGCCTCGGCTTGAGCGGCTCCGGTCGAGCTTGTCTGCTGCGAAGGAGGAAGCTGgtagggccaaggttgaggccgAAAAGGCGGTCCTCGCTGAACGAAAGTttcgggaggacgccgaaaaagGCACTAGTtccgagagggccaaggtcgaGGCTGCGGATGGCAATGCCGCTAGGTCTTTGGAGGAGCGTGACCACTTTCGAGGCTCGCCGACCTCAATGCTAAGAGCTACCAAGAGCCGAGGTCGGGTATAAGGCCCAAGGGAAGGTGATCGGAACAAGGATCTTTGTCATTGCCcggagggagaaggacattgagatgctccaaaccgttgTCCTTCCTAACATGTGCACCCAATcacgggacctggccgaagaagccgcggGGGAAACAattggggagctctttcctcttgatggctcctttccgtgggggAGATATGACGAGCTGTTCGATGACAAGCTCGAGGCCAAGGAGAAGGCtgcggaggagaaggccaaggaggaagcaagggtgaagaaggaggaagatgaGGCCGCAGGGAAGGCGATCCTTGCTGAGGATGCTAACGCGGCCAAGGAAGCTGAGGCTGAGGCCGAGGTTGTCAAGAAGGCTGAGACCGAGGTCGGGGCTACCAAGGAAGCTCCTGGTTCGTCCACCAAGGGCGATGTCGCTAACCCCACCGATGGCGGGCAGCCacgggcatagggagacgggcggtcgtcaccgggctcaccggcatctcggatagctttagctgttcgggggccaattattaggCCTTTTCTCCCTACCATCTTTTAGCGCTTCAAATTataagtctgtaaccttttgctttctTTTTCCTTGTATTTCGTAAcactttggtaggtagagttttggcttatccctatggggacggccgtcgtctgtattctccttgcaATTATTTCCAATGAAGTTTGCTTTTTGGCCTTCGGCCTTTGCCGGGGTTTTGATCACCATTCTTCACTTATCTTCTTGCGTTatttaattgagcgcttctttttaCCTTCGGCCGGGCCGAGGTggtttagaatgcgtatctcaactgtgtttaacgtcttaagctcggtcttaatttgccgagggcaaGTCGCGTTTTACTCGTCTCTTCCCGGTCTTAATTTGCCGGGGGCAatggagtttacgttttgactgctgtTGCACACATGTTAACATattggctcgttcccccgtcactctcggtcttaattagccgaggtgatcaAGGTTTTGGCTCTATCCGCTGTGTACATATGTGGAGATGTGGGCTCGTTTCCCCGTTGCTCCCGGCTTTAGCCGGGGTAATCGAGGTTTTTGGCCTATCTGCTTCTTGgtgtgactgccgtggcgtctaccacttggagtgactgctgcggcgtctacctcttagggtgactgccgtagcgtctacttcttggggtgactgcgacggcgcctgcttcttgatagtgactgccgtggcgtctaccacgtggagtgactgctgcggcgtctacctcttagggtgactgccgtagcgtctacttcttggggtgactgcgacggtgcctgcttcttgatagtgactatggggggaagtgaacactttgatggaaaattggGGACCATTCTTCATTAGAAATaccatgcgtcggggtgcccacagttgtttcgggcacctccgccgctataaaAAAAATTTCCGACATTGTCCGTCCCAATGGTTTATCAAAGgcgcaccctccatgtctgtcagccggtgtgtCTTGAGAGAGCGTCGGACCTGGGAGTGTACTGTATCTGGAAAGACT
This window harbors:
- the LOC141639553 gene encoding uncharacterized protein LOC141639553 (The sequence of the model RefSeq protein was modified relative to this genomic sequence to represent the inferred CDS: added 14 bases not found in genome assembly) translates to MIPGNSLLASGSIICGKVVAVLGVRFILLWFIQKYMPRMTLEHNESRLKVIQAISDIVDCLSLWYLRIVMKNYLTPQKILGLPAQNWIDVTIFIVIGWNIIALSTHLIVWSIHKLVSRYLNHLANQKERSHRLLLLERLLSVHCLVYYVNGIKRSFNFMLSSLLLLLVWVLYFASHLTKTDSNKAKIVRDYGTWTCTVLLILSFLWILKDFVLLSWEANAVYYRLSSEILEYRKSLYFLGMVGRHSHDILRIRYEVREKHSENSARNRVRMFMAKYLARVDAYYQDNRDEDDNDEMDKISEGNNSQLKPKLSNKKSARVKHDLLLLKDDTMTLFDIQQVAQYFVPARNLLLKETYTSDILSKLNSHNDIDIRAILKKLISGEENISDVVQSSTKFMLLPMVQKVLKCLLSFAIRLFKKCLRPSVIHLFKKSLSFHHGEGIPETDEGQDWIYFEELLDLNSSSNGCHGEVKKWLEKSHDKCLFLANTLRSAKEVVDCLNNIISVLLISASLILWLILTGLTNKKSLILIASPFLAATFIFGDTCKSLFQGIIFVYVVHPFDVGDLCVIDEKMMEVKSIGVWKTTFSVVDKIGAHEDVIYPNIELMLKMIINHKTDFDWNDSIEFSAEHLDKQQINKLTQHIEDHLAKKDESMPSWHSVAVLPAGKGVKIVVRFRHNKHNVGMTYFECVKEKDSGRSALISYVLILANKVKEESKLVAIST